CTTCGCGTTCACCCATAGCTAAAAGTTGAAAAACTTTGACAGCAATTAATGCTCCTAATGGGGACGCAATACAATAAATCCACTGGTATTTCCAAGACCATGCTAATAAAGCAGGGCCAATACTGCGTGCTGTATTTATACTAGTGCCAGAAATTGGCGCTCCTAACCATACCATAGTTGCTACTAAAAGCCACACCATTAAAGGTGTCCAGCGCAATAGATGATGATGACTTAAGAAAATAAAGATAGATAATACTAGCAAAAAGGTCATAAAAACCTCAGCTAGAAATACATACCATAAAGGATAACCTATCCCAGGTGAAGTAATACAGTAATTGACACTAACAAGATAATTTTTCCACAAAGCTAAGGCTAAAGATGTGCCAATAGTTGCGCCAATAAATTGACTAATAATATATCCAATTAAGTCGCGTTTATGCATTTTGCCTTGCACCCAAAAGGCCAATGACAAGCAGGGATTGAGGTGCGAACCACTCAGCTTTCCCAAAGGTGAAATACTATAAATTGCACCACTGCCAGCGAAAATTAGACCATTAATTAATAAACGAGGACTCACAGCAGGGATAAGATGCTCCATCGGCAAGCCTTTGCCAAAATTGAAGGTGATTATACTGAATCCAACTAATATATTGAAAGCAGTTCCCAGCAATTCTGCACCATATTCAGGCCAGTTTAGGGTTTTCCAATTGGTGAAAGTATTCATGCAAAGACAATAGTTTTTACATCTATAACAATCAAATTTGAATAATGTGAGTCAGAATCAAAATGCTTTCTATCAGATGCTGTGCGATATCTACGATAGTCACTAAGCCTTGTCGAAGTTACGCACTTTCTTTGCCTCCTCATTGTAGTATGTGACGTTAAATAAGAGAAATTGTATTTTTCATATTATTTCGCTTCTGGCCCATCTTTACCAGCCACAATCTACACGTTATGAATGAACTTAAGTTAAACCGCATCCATCTTGAAAACTGTAGTTCTTTCCCTATGAAAAGGAAAAACCCTCATCCCCAGTCCCTTCTCCCAAATTTGGGAGAAGGGGAACTTGAAAGAAGTCCCTCAAGCAAGCCATATTTCTATTCCAACTTGCATTTTGTTCAACATCTGTTACATTACTTTACAGACAGTTACAACTGTTACAACCCTTAAACTTTGGAGTTTTACTCATGTCAGGTTTTAAGAATCCTGCGCCTATTGTTTCAGAAGATCCTAACGCCGTGCGTTTTGGCTTCACTCCCCAGAGTGAAAATTGGAACGGTCGTCTTGCAATGATTGGTTTTTTAGCTGCGATTTTGATTGAAGCTTTTTCTGGTCAAGGCTTACTCCATTTCTGGGGCATCCTCTAAATTATTCGTGAAAAGGTTAGATCCCCGACTTCTTCAAGAAGTCGGGGATCTCAACACAGCAGACTTTTACGCAAAATATCAGATTTTTCCGGTTGAGCCAAAATATAAGTGAATAACTACTTTACATTGAATATGTATAGCTAAACCTCATGGAAATACCCCAACGCGTATCTGTCCGCTACAAAGACGCGTCCTTCAATAGTAATGAAATCCGTTTGAGAACCTTTCGGCTTGGGTTACAGATATGGGAAGAACAAACAAAACCTAGAAAAACAGAGCTTTATCAGTTTATATCTTCTTGCTTGAAACAAGTTGACCGCCAAGATCGTTTTATGTTTTCTCTGCTGTTTATAGAATTAACAGACCTGATTCGCAATTCTTCCCTGGAAAGGGGAACCAAGGAGGTTTTGATTAAAACAGCTTTTAGGGAGTTTGCTTGTGCAATAACAGATTTTGAAGATGTTGGTAAATAAAATTGGGCATTGGGCATTGGGAATTGGGTTTAAATATGGGATTCCCATTCCCTTTTTTGAAGATGTTGCCCTTAATTCAGGTAATCTAATCGAGTAGGATATCTATGTAAGTGGCTTTCCAATCAGATTAGTTTTTTACTGAATGCGCGGATGGGTGGGTGTTGGGGAAGAGGTCACTAGAAAAATGGCTGAATTGCCTTATCTACAGTAACTTGAGAGCGATCGCATTTTTAAACCATCCGCGCACCTTATGGAGACTGATTTTCAGCCATTTGCCTCTAGCCAAATTACTACCCCTCATGTTATGATTTCTCCATCCGCGCAACCGAACCTTGAAAACCAAATAACACAAAGCTTTCAGCAGCCAGCGATTGCAATTAACTAAAATCCCTATTAGGGATTGAAACAGCACCGAGAGCGATCGCACTGGATGATGATTGATCTATTGCAATTAACTAAAATCCCTATTAGGGATTGAAACTCCAGTAATCGCGTTGTAAAGTAGTTAGTTGTGAAATTGCAATTAACTAAAATCCCTATTAGGGATTGAAACGAAGATTTATCTAATCTATTAAAGCTATTAAAAACCATTGCAATTAACTAAAATCCCTATTAGGGATTGAAACAAGCAACAACAACAATCAGCGATGCTTGCAGTTGATTGCAATTAACTAAAATCCCTATTAGGGATTGAAACTAAAAATGAGATTACATCGGAACAAGCCGATAAAATTGCAATTAACTAAAATCCCTATTAGGGATTGAAACAGTCGATCGCCAAATCCAAACTTTTTAAAAACTGTAATTGCAATTAACTAAAATCCCTATTAGGGATTGAAACTTCCATTCATTAATACTGGATTGACGGTCAAAGATTGCAATTAACTAAAATCCCTATTAGGGATTGAAACATGAGTTACATTGATGTTGATGTTGAAGTTGTTGATTGCAATTAACTAAAATCCCTATTAGGGATTGAAACTCATATTCTGCAAGTTCCAATCCTGCCTGAGAATCTAAATTGCAATTAACTAAAATCCCTATTAGGGATTGAAACAGCATCAGACCACTGATTCCAGGGAAGAGGCGTACCAGATTGCAATTAACTAAAATCCCTATTAGGGATTGAAACATATTAAATGTAGAGTAATATGCCTTCGACAAGCATAGATTGCAATTAACTAAAATCCCTATTAGGGATTGAAACAATAGTTCCATTTCCCGAACAATTAGGTAACCCCGATTGCAATTAACTAAAATCCCTATTAGGGATTGAAACAGTTCTGCATCTAAAGCCGCAAGACGTTGTGCATTCATTGCAATTAACTAAAATCCCTATTAGGGATTGAAACATGACCTTAGTGGTGACAAGAAAACCATGCACCGAATTGCAATTAACTAAAATCCCTATTAGGGATTGAAACGTGGATGAATCTTGATTTCCTGTCTACAGATTGGATTGCAATTAACTAAAATCCCTATTAGGGATTGAAACAACTAAATCATTGCATCGCCTTTCTAGTAAATTTGATTGCAATTAACTAAAATCCCTATTAGGGATTGAAACATGGGCTTATCTCCGTCACGAGCGGGAAACAGGATTGCAATTAACTAAAATCCCTATTAGGGATTGAAACGAAGCTAAAACCGCCAAAACTTTAGACGAAAATTTCAATTGCAATTAACTAAAATCCCTATTAGGGATTGAAACGTTCGACCGCCTCAGCAATGATTGATTCACGATCCAAATTGCAATTAACTAAAATCCCTATTAGGGATTGAAACATTTTCTAATTCAATGTCGGCTTGTACTAGTTCTTCAATTGCAATTAACTAAAATCCCTATTAGGGATTGAAACACGAAACGAAATGAATCTAAACCAAACAGAAATTGCAATTAACTAAAATCCCTATTAGGGATTGAAACATCAACCCAAGGCGGGCCCACTCTTCCCCGGTCAATTGCAATTAACTAAAATCCCTATTAGGGATTGAAACCAGCTTGAGGCTTCAGTTGCCTCATTATCTAGAGAATTGCAATTAACTAAAATCCCTATTAGGGATTGAAACAAGTATCTGTACTGAATTTGCTATGAGAAGAATTTAATTGCAATTAACTAAAATCCCTATTAGGGATTGAAACTCAAAGGTCAATTCCTCCGGTGAATGGCTCGAAAATTGCAATTAACTAAAATCCCTATTAGGGATTGAAACATTTTACCTTGAATATCAGAGGCATTTAGAGAGGATTGCAATTAACTAAAATCCCTATTAGGGATTGAAACCCCTGTGCAATGGCACAGGGGACAGCAAGTGTGAATTGCAATTAACTAAAATCCCTATTAGGGATTGAAACGCATTCATCAACTAGGATCGGGAACTCTTCAGATTGCAATTAACTAAAATCCCTATTAGGGATTGAAACTGCCGGTACCGACAACATCCTCAAAAGGAATGGCTCGATTGCAATTAACTAAAATCCCTATTAGGGATTGAAACACAATATAATCCTTGGCTTTGCCTCTAAGTGCCAATTGCAATTAACTAAAATCCCTATTAGGGATTGAAACGGGGTATTATTTTGCTTACTAATATTCAATGCAGATATTTAATATTGCAATTAACTAAAATCCCTATTAGGGATTGAAACGCATTCTCAAAACTGTGCCCAACCGCCCCTCTACCACATTGCAATTAACTAAAATCCCTATTAGGGATTGAAACCTGCGCTTCTATCTGTGCGAGACTGATAAAATCCATAATTGCAATTAACTAAAATCCCTATTAGGGATTGAAACACGCTACCTGCTTGCGCCGCGTGATCATTCTCAATTGCAATTAACTAAAATCCCTATTAGGGATTGAAACAGAGATCGAGTTGCCGTCATTAGAAAAGTTAGAAAATTGCAATTAACTAAAATCCCTATTAGGGATTGAAACAGGGAAGGGCTACTCTGGGAGGAGATTGAGCGCGAATTGCAATTAACTAAAATCCCTATTAGGGATTGAAACTTACGCCACCGGGGGTAAATCCGGCAAAGGCGACGACGGATTGCAATTAACTAAAATCCCTATTAGGGATTGAAACGTTGGGTTGGTGTTGGTTCCGTTTGCAAGCGAATTGCAATTAACTAAAATCCCTATTAGGGATTGAAACATGGAGCGCTGTATCAAAAAAGCTAAGGAGGCAAAAGAATTGCAATTAACTAAAATCCCTATTAGGGATTGAAACAAAGTATATTTGGTACTCAGCACAAGCCCTCAGATTGCAATTAACTAAAATCCCTATTAGGGATTGAAACATAAAATATTGCGTCATGAATGCCACTCTTTAGAGATTGCAATTAACTAAAATCCCTATTAGGGATTGAAACGATGCTGTTAGAGAGATATGTTTAGAGTGGCAGATGATTGCAATTAACTAAAATCCCTATTAGGGATTGAAACGCAATCTAAGGCTGTAGCAGCTAATGGAATCATATTGCAATTAACTAAAATCCCTATTAGGGATTGAAACTTGTCGTCACAAGTAATCCTAATATTTCTGCCAAATTGCAATTAACTAAAATCCCTATTAGGGATTGAAACGTTTTATTTTGCTCGATTCTCACAATTTCCTTGAATTGCAATTAACTAAAATCCCTATTAGGGATTGAAACGCGAACTCAGCGTGTCCTTTGCCCACCGAATACAGTATTGCAATTAACTAAAATCCCTATTAGGGATTGAAACCAAAGCTACCGTGCCATAATTTGTAGCCGTACCATTGCAATTAACTAAAATCCCTATTAGGGATTGAAACCGGACACACCATTTACTATCGCTCATGGATGGTACATTGCAATTAACTAAAATCCCTATTAGGGATTGAAACGAGAAAGGGTGGAGTATTCGCGGTGTAAATTATGATTGCAATTAACTAAAATCCCTATTAGGGATTGAAACCAGATCCCTAATTTCTGTTCGGTGTGGCTTACCAATTGCAATTCATAAAAATCCCTATTAGGGATTGAAACTATTGAAACATAGAATTTGCACATTTGGGATTCTCCCTAGCGATCGCCTTATTTTTCCCGATTTATCCAATCTTCTCCACCAGCTAACTGACTAAGATAATCATCCATAATTGCTGGTAATTCCTTTGGCGAATAAGTATATGTTAAAGCTAGTAAACTACTTGCTGTAGTTAAAATCTGGTTTTTATCTAACATCGCCGACAACTGAGAGCGAGTAAAATTGCCATTCATCACTTCCTCACTAGCATCAGCGATCGCATCTTCAATAATTTCCTCTTCTATCAAATTTTGCCATTCGCCTAAATTAATATAATAAGAGGTTTTATTATCTTTAATATTCAGCTTTTTAATTTCTCGGACGGAATTACGAATAGAATTTGCCCATGAACCAGTTAATCGTTGTTCTACTTGGTTCTTAATCAAATGAATCAGCAGAATCTTTAAATAAGCTTGGATATTCCGCAGAATAGCTTGTTTACTCATGCCTTCTAATTCATCTACAATTGCCAAGGCATCTGCATAACGTCCTTCCTGGATACAAGTTCTGAGGTCTATTAATTCCTGTGTCATAATCTATCAACCTCAAAATTTCATTTTTCTAGTACTTTTCATTAGAATTAGGTGTACAGGTAAGGACACAACATACTTGTATCCCTACGAGAGTCTGTACTTCACTCCATTGCAAACAGCTATTATTTCAATATAGCAATCACCACTTGCACAAACCTACACAAACAAATTATCCTTCACTTCTTCACCTGTATCACTTGCAAACTACCACCTACATATAAAGTTTGCTCACTCACATCAAACCCAGTCTCAGTTAACAAACCAGGTAAATCAGTTTTCAACAATTCCCAAGCTGTTTCCGTCTCAAACAACAACAAAAACAGTGATATCCCAGGCCAAAATATCGGATTTGTAGGAGCGTGAAAATCCACCAACGTAAACACCCCTCCAGGCTTCAGCACCCGATAAACTTCATTAATAATTTTTTGTAATTGCTGAGTCTGCATCTCGTGTAATGCAACACTGGTATGCACCACATCAAACAGATTATCTGCAAATGGCATCTCCTCGGCAAAAGCTTCGACATAAGAAGCTTCAGGGACATTTAGCCGTGCGCGTTGCAAAGACTTAGGTGAAGCATCCAATCCTGTTACATTTTGTGAAAATCTTACTAAAAATTGCGTTGTTTGACCACTACCGCAACATAAATCTAAAACCTGAGTATCTGAGTGAATTGTTAAGCCTTGCAAAGCAAGTTGCCGAAAACGCGCTTCACCACCTACACTTAAGGCTGTTAAACGAGAGATACTATCATACAACCACTGATAGCGGTAACTCCAATCCCTTAAAATTGTTGCCATTGCATATTTCCTTGCTATTAAGCTTTATTATTTAATAAAGATATATTGTTAACATTAGTAAAAAATCTGAAAAGATTGGGGGAAAGTAACAGCTATGGGTCGTGTAGGCGTCTTATTACTCAATCTCGGTGGCCCCGATAAGCTAGAAGATGTCGGGCCGTTTTTGTATAACCTATTTTCCGATCCGGAAATTATTCGCCTACCGTTTCGCTGGTTGCAAAAGCCTCTAGCCTGGTTTATTGCCTCGCGGCGAACCAGAACGTCTCAAGAAAATTATAAGCAAATCGGTGGTGGTTCCCCACTGCGACGGATCACAGAAGCGCAAGGGGAAGCTTTAAAAGAACAATTGAGTCATTTAGGGCAAGAAGCTAATATCTACGTGGGAATGCGTTATTGGCATCCTTATACAGAAGAAGCGATCGCACAGATTACCCAAGATAATATAGAACACCTGGTAATATTACCACTATATCCCCAGTTTTCTATCAGTACTAGTGGTTCTAGCTTCCGGCTTTTAGATAAGCTTTGGCAAGAAGACCCAAAACTTCAGCCCATTGAATACACCGTTATTCCTTCTTGGTACAAACAACCAGGCTACCTCCAAGCAATGGCGGAACTCATAGCCCAAGAACTTGAGCAGTTTCCTAACCCGGATGAGGTTCATATATTTTTCAGCGCTCACGGCGTTCCTAAAAGCTACGTTGAAGAAGCTGGCGACCCTTACCAGCAAGAAATTGAGGAATGTGCTGCTCTGATTATACAGACCCTCAATCGTCCCAATGCCCACACCTTAGCTTACCAAAGTCGTGTCGGCCCAGTCGAATGGCTGCAACCCTATACTGAAGATGCGCTCAAAGAACTAGGCGCACAAGGCGTTAAAGATTTAGTTGTCGTGCCTATTAGTTTTGTCTCAGAGCATATCGAGACACTGCAAGAAATTGATATTGAGTATCGAGAAGTAGCAGAAGAATCAGGAATTCATAACTTCCGCCGCGTTCCTGCTCCTAATACCCATCCTGTATTTATTAATGCACTTGCAGACTTAGTGATTGATGCGCTGAAAAACCCCAGCTTCAAGCTTTCGCAAGCTGCCCAAATGAAAAAAATGGTTAAAATGTACCCCCAAGAGCGTTGGGAATGGGGTCTAACTACTAGCGCTGAAGTCTGGAATGGTCGGATTGCTATGCTGGGCTTCATTGCCTTAATCATTGAGCTAATTACCGGTCACGGCTTCTTACACATGATTGGACTTTTGCAATAAAGGGAATTGGGAATTGGGCAATATATTAATAATTCTTCTCCCCCTGCTCCCTGCTCCCTGCTCCCTTCCTTCTTTCCCGTCCCCCATTCCCTATCCCCTTATGTGATACCAGTCATACCACTGCTTGGCGCTACGAACTGCAAACCACAGCAGTATTAAAGCAATTAATCCCCCTTGCCAGGGAGCATCGAAGGCAAAAAGGACTAGAGCAATGCACAAGGTATCTTGAAGAAAAACTGCCCACAAGGGTAAGCCACGTAACCGATAGAACCAACCAACTTGAACTAGCTGGAGTACTAAAGCTAATGAACCGCCAATACAGGCAATCAGCCAATCTGGTGTTGCTGTTGCATTAGCTACTGCTAAACCCATCATTGCCCCCACAATGGGAGACATGAATAACTGAACCAGTTGTAGTAATCTTTGCCCCCATAGTTTTTTTGAGGCTAATAATTCAACTAAAGACCAACAACTAAGGCAACCTAATAATATTGGTGGGGAAATGTGAGATAAAATTGGAAATTGTGACCAGAAGTCACTACCCTGCAATAATCCAATAATCAGCAAAGGTATGCCTATTCTCATTCCTGCTGCCGCAGATGCAGAAAGTGTGGCTAGGATTTCAATCATTAAAGCACTCGTAGCACTAATAAATAAGTAAGCATTTGTTATGTATACTACCCAGTGCGGGCAATAATTCCAGCATCAAACATACAGTCTTCAGGAATCCAATCCTAAAATTTTTGGTATTTTTATATTCTTTTTTAATGTGGGTTCTCGGTTACAGCCGTTTTCATGTATTGGAACCAAGTCTGTCGTCAGGGCACAGCATTGCTGATTGGTGTCAACCTAAGAGGTTGAATGAACAAGTATTTCGCTGTGACTTTAGACACTTTTAGATCCCCCCTAACCCCCCTTAAAAAAGGGGGAACCGGAGTCAAATTCCCCCAATTTATCGGGGGATTTAGGGGGATCTAGAATGTTTTACTACCAAGAAGAGGACTTGTTCATTCATCCTCTAAGCTCGACTTTATCCATTTTTTTCGCAACGCGATCGCGATCGCTGAAACCCGTGTGGGATAGTAGTTTTACTTTTTGAACTTGATCTATGCTCTGTGACGTAGAAAAAGTATTTGCCAAAAAGCCACGATTTTTGCCAGATAAAGAAACCGAATTCTTAATTTTGGATAAAGTCGAGCTAAGAGGATAATACCGTTTCTTTGTGAAGCTGCATATATTTACCCCCCGGCTACGCCGTCCCCCCGATGTGTTGAGGGGACTTATTGTGTGCATCTTCATAAATAACTGGTATAAAGCCCAATCTATTGTGTACAAACGGACAATTGGATGAAGAAAGTACACTTGTATCAAATTAGGTTAATAACTTATAATTTCTGCTAGAACGCAACCAAAGCTGCGCTTTTGCTCTCCTGCTCGCAAGTCTACTGTGTACACACAAGTCGAAAAATCCTCTAGCCATATTTTGATCAGAGTGAAACTATTACACTCACCGACATCCCGCCCCGAACTGAAGTTCAGGGCTGATAGCGAAAGTCCACTCAAGTGGACTGAATTGATCCTTTAGTCTACTTGAGTGGACTTCAGCTATGAAACTCGGAATTCATTCCAAGGCGGAATAGAAAAGCAATGCGAGATTTATTAATAAAGCTATGACTTGTCTGATACAGCGTAGCTCCGCAAAAAAGGAGGGGCTGAAAGTGTCAAAATGGCAATTAGCCGAACTCGATATTACATATACAAGCAGATAAGGTAATAAAAATGCCAAAAAACAAGAATCTACTGGTAGCAGCTGTTATCTGCTTGTGTTTGAGTAATGGAAATACTGCCTTTGGTAAAGATGTTGGCGTTATTTTATCCAAAATTCCAGACTCAAATCAAGCAACAGTTACTGAGAACAAAAATGCAGTTGCTAACTTTGAGCAAGGAAGCAATCTCTACAAAAAAGGAGATTTTAAAGGAGCAGAGGCGGCTTTTCGGAAAGCGATTGAACTAGAACCCAACTTTGCACAAGCTTATATTGCTTTGGCAAATACTCTCGACGATCAAGGCAAACCCCAAGAAGCGATCGCACAATATCATAAAGCCATTAGCCTCAATCCTCAAGACTCTGGAGCCTACTTTAATTTGGGTTTGACTTTAGCAAGACAGAATCAATTAGAAGCTGCGATCGCTCAATACAAAAAAGCCCTCAGTCTTGAACCTAACTATGCAGACGCTCACTATAACTTAGGAAATGCTCTCTACGCTCAAGGGAAGCTCGCCGAAGCAGTTACCGAATATACAGCGGCGATTCGCCTCAAACCCAGCTATGCCCCAACTTACACACGCCTGGGAAATGCTCTATACGATCGAGGTGAGCTAGCAGAAGCAGTTATCCAATACAAAAAATCCATTAGCTTAGATCCCAAGTATGCAGACGCTCACTATTATTTAGGAAATGCTTTGTATGCTCAAGGAAAGCCAGCAGAAGCGATCGCCGAATATACAGCAGCTATTCGCCTCAATCCCAAAAAGTCGCCAGGTTACAATGCCTTGGGCAATACTCTCTACGCTCAAGGCAAACTAGAAGAAGCGATCGCCCAATATAAAAAAGCCCTCAGCCTTGAACCCAACTATACAGACGCTCACTATAATTTAGCCAGCGCTTTTTACGCTCAAGGCAAGCTAACAGAAGCGATCGCCGAATATAACGAAGCAATTCGCCTCGATCCCAAACACGCACAAGCTTACACCGGTTTGGCCAATGCGATGGACGATCAAGGTAAACCTCAAGAAGCGATCGCACATTACAAAAAAGCCATTAGCCTTGTCCCCAACGATGCATTCACTTATTATAATTTGGGAATCACTTTAGGAAGAGAACAACAGCTAGAAGAAGCGATCGTTAATCTCAAAAAAGCCAGAGAGTTATTCCAAGCTGAAGAAAATAAAGAGATGGTTGAGCAAGTCGATCAACTAATCCAAAAAATTAATACCCGAACGAATTGAATTCAGGGAATTGGGCATGGAGAATTGGGAAGTAATGACAAGTGACAAATGACTAAAACTCAAGAAAGGGGCAAAGTCTACCTTGTGGGTGCTGGGCCTGGTGATGTGGCATACCTGACGGTAAAAGCTTACAATCTCTTGGCTGCTGCTCAGGTTTTAGTTTACGATGCCCTGGTAGATACTCAATTATTGCAGTGCGTACCATCTGATTGTTTGAAGTTGGATGTCGGGAAACGTGGTGGTAAACCCAGTACAACCCAAACTGAGATTAACAAGTTATTGGTAAAGCATTGCCAGCAAGGAAAACAAGTTGTACGACTCAAATCAGGCGATCCGTTGATTTTTGGGCGTTGCACTTCCGAAATTGAAGCGTTGAAAGCATCTGGTTGTGATTTTGAACTCGTACCAGGAATTTCTTCAGCCCTTGCAGCACCCTTGTTAGCAGGAATTCCCCTCACAGATCCGGTGTTGAGTCGTTGTTTTGCAGTGCTTACAGCTCATGAACCAGAAGTTTTAGACTGGGAAGCACTTTCACGGTTAGAAACACTGGTAATTTTGATGGGAGGGCAACACCTGCCAGAGATTTTACATCAACTGGTGCGACACGGGCGATCGCACTTAACACCCATTGCCATCATCCGTTGGGCAGGAACTCCTCATCAACAAATTTGGACAGCCCAACTGGGCAATATTTTGGAACAAACCACCGGATTATCCCTTTCCCCTGCGGTAATTATTATTGGTGAAGTTGTTGGGCTACATAAGTACTTACAACCTGAGAAAATAGATTATCAGGATTCGACTACAGCCCAAATTCCAATGTCAAGCAACCTCTCTCCATGTCCTCAACCCCTCACTGACAAAACAATCTTGGTGACACGTTCAATAGGACAGTCGAGCCAATTTAGCGATCGCCTCATCGCATCAGGTGCAACAGTCATCGAAATGCCTACCTTAGAAATCGGCCCGCCCTCCAGTTGGGAAGCTTTGGATAATGCGATCGCTCATTTATCTGATTTCGACTGGTTAATTCTCACTTCTAGCAATGGCATAGATTACTTTTTTGAAAGGTTAATCGCTCAAGGTAAAGATACCCGTGCCTTAGCAGGTGTGAAAATTGCCGTTGTTGGCGAAAAAACAGCCCATAGCCTCAAACAATACTCTCTTCAACCAGATTTTATTCCCCCCAACTTTGTTGCCGATTCTTTAGTAGAAAATTTTCCAGAGAAACTGGATGGTAAAAAGGTTTTATTCCCCAGAGTTGAAAGTGGCGGTAGAGAAATTTTGGTTAA
This genomic interval from Nostoc sp. KVJ3 contains the following:
- a CDS encoding MIP/aquaporin family protein; this translates as MNTFTNWKTLNWPEYGAELLGTAFNILVGFSIITFNFGKGLPMEHLIPAVSPRLLINGLIFAGSGAIYSISPLGKLSGSHLNPCLSLAFWVQGKMHKRDLIGYIISQFIGATIGTSLALALWKNYLVSVNYCITSPGIGYPLWYVFLAEVFMTFLLVLSIFIFLSHHHLLRWTPLMVWLLVATMVWLGAPISGTSINTARSIGPALLAWSWKYQWIYCIASPLGALIAVKVFQLLAMGEREVLTGKLFHVPNYRCIFKNVKVPHIQKHQ
- a CDS encoding chlorophyll a/b-binding protein; this translates as MSGFKNPAPIVSEDPNAVRFGFTPQSENWNGRLAMIGFLAAILIEAFSGQGLLHFWGIL
- a CDS encoding DUF29 domain-containing protein, with the translated sequence MTQELIDLRTCIQEGRYADALAIVDELEGMSKQAILRNIQAYLKILLIHLIKNQVEQRLTGSWANSIRNSVREIKKLNIKDNKTSYYINLGEWQNLIEEEIIEDAIADASEEVMNGNFTRSQLSAMLDKNQILTTASSLLALTYTYSPKELPAIMDDYLSQLAGGEDWINREK
- a CDS encoding class I SAM-dependent methyltransferase, which translates into the protein MATILRDWSYRYQWLYDSISRLTALSVGGEARFRQLALQGLTIHSDTQVLDLCCGSGQTTQFLVRFSQNVTGLDASPKSLQRARLNVPEASYVEAFAEEMPFADNLFDVVHTSVALHEMQTQQLQKIINEVYRVLKPGGVFTLVDFHAPTNPIFWPGISLFLLLFETETAWELLKTDLPGLLTETGFDVSEQTLYVGGSLQVIQVKK
- the hemH gene encoding ferrochelatase gives rise to the protein MGRVGVLLLNLGGPDKLEDVGPFLYNLFSDPEIIRLPFRWLQKPLAWFIASRRTRTSQENYKQIGGGSPLRRITEAQGEALKEQLSHLGQEANIYVGMRYWHPYTEEAIAQITQDNIEHLVILPLYPQFSISTSGSSFRLLDKLWQEDPKLQPIEYTVIPSWYKQPGYLQAMAELIAQELEQFPNPDEVHIFFSAHGVPKSYVEEAGDPYQQEIEECAALIIQTLNRPNAHTLAYQSRVGPVEWLQPYTEDALKELGAQGVKDLVVVPISFVSEHIETLQEIDIEYREVAEESGIHNFRRVPAPNTHPVFINALADLVIDALKNPSFKLSQAAQMKKMVKMYPQERWEWGLTTSAEVWNGRIAMLGFIALIIELITGHGFLHMIGLLQ
- a CDS encoding DUF4126 domain-containing protein; the encoded protein is MIEILATLSASAAAGMRIGIPLLIIGLLQGSDFWSQFPILSHISPPILLGCLSCWSLVELLASKKLWGQRLLQLVQLFMSPIVGAMMGLAVANATATPDWLIACIGGSLALVLQLVQVGWFYRLRGLPLWAVFLQDTLCIALVLFAFDAPWQGGLIALILLWFAVRSAKQWYDWYHIRG
- a CDS encoding tetratricopeptide repeat protein → MPKNKNLLVAAVICLCLSNGNTAFGKDVGVILSKIPDSNQATVTENKNAVANFEQGSNLYKKGDFKGAEAAFRKAIELEPNFAQAYIALANTLDDQGKPQEAIAQYHKAISLNPQDSGAYFNLGLTLARQNQLEAAIAQYKKALSLEPNYADAHYNLGNALYAQGKLAEAVTEYTAAIRLKPSYAPTYTRLGNALYDRGELAEAVIQYKKSISLDPKYADAHYYLGNALYAQGKPAEAIAEYTAAIRLNPKKSPGYNALGNTLYAQGKLEEAIAQYKKALSLEPNYTDAHYNLASAFYAQGKLTEAIAEYNEAIRLDPKHAQAYTGLANAMDDQGKPQEAIAHYKKAISLVPNDAFTYYNLGITLGREQQLEEAIVNLKKARELFQAEENKEMVEQVDQLIQKINTRTN
- the cobA gene encoding uroporphyrinogen-III C-methyltransferase, with product MTKTQERGKVYLVGAGPGDVAYLTVKAYNLLAAAQVLVYDALVDTQLLQCVPSDCLKLDVGKRGGKPSTTQTEINKLLVKHCQQGKQVVRLKSGDPLIFGRCTSEIEALKASGCDFELVPGISSALAAPLLAGIPLTDPVLSRCFAVLTAHEPEVLDWEALSRLETLVILMGGQHLPEILHQLVRHGRSHLTPIAIIRWAGTPHQQIWTAQLGNILEQTTGLSLSPAVIIIGEVVGLHKYLQPEKIDYQDSTTAQIPMSSNLSPCPQPLTDKTILVTRSIGQSSQFSDRLIASGATVIEMPTLEIGPPSSWEALDNAIAHLSDFDWLILTSSNGIDYFFERLIAQGKDTRALAGVKIAVVGEKTAHSLKQYSLQPDFIPPNFVADSLVENFPEKLDGKKVLFPRVESGGREILVKELTLKEAKVIEVAAYQSCCPTGIPPEAELALQNRKIDVITFASSKTVQFFCQLTDKIFSNNSDASQLLEGVCIASIGPQTSKTCHTLFGRVDVEAQEYTLDGLTQALIIWATNS